Genomic window (Bacillus vallismortis):
TTCAGCAGCTACTGGCTCAATGGCGGTCGTTATGGTGTCGCTGGTTGCTGATCATGGGCTTCAGTATTTATTTGCGGCTACGATTTTGACAGGAATCATTCAGATGATTTTAGGTATCAGTAAAATTGCGAGATTAATGAAATTTATCCCGCGTTCTGTGATGATCGGGTTTGTGAATGCGCTGGCGATCCTTATTTTCTCCGCGCAGCTTCCTCAGTTTGAAGGTGCTTCTTGGAGCATGTATGCGATGCTTGCCGGGTCGTTGGTTATTATTTATGTACTGCCGAGGTTTACGACTGCGGTTCCTTCTCCGCTTGTCGCGATTATTGTGATGACGATTATTGCGGTCACTTTCCATGTGGATGTGCGGACGGTCGGAGATATGGGCAATATTTCTAGTTCGTTGCCTCATTTCTTAATCCCTGATGTTCCGTTTACCTTTGAAACACTGCAAATCATTTTTCCTTATTCGATTGCTTTAGCATTTGTCGGATTACTTGAGTCTTTGCTGACAGCACAAATTATTGATGAAATGACGGATACGGACAGTGATAAAAATAAAGAGAGCCGCGGACAGGGAATTGCGAATATCGTGACTGGATTCTTTGGCGGAATGGCAGGCTGCGCTATGATTGGACAATCTGTCATTAATACAAAAGCGGGCGGACGCGGACGCTTATCTGCATTTGTTGCTGGTGCTTTTCTGATGTTTTTAATTGCCGTCTTGAGTACTGTTGTCGTGAAAATTCCAATGGCTGCGTTAGTGGCTGTTATGGTTATGGTTTCTGTCGGCACATTTGATTGGTCTTCTTTAAAAGGCCTCAAAAAAGCGCCGCTCACGGACTCTATTGTCATGGTTGTGACTGTGATTACGGTTGTTGTGACGGATGACTTGTCTAAAGGCGTATTCGTCGGCGTTCTCTTAAGTGCGGTGTTCTTTGTGGCAAAAATTTCGAAGCTGAAAATTGTTTCGCATGCAGGGGATCAAAAGCTGAGAACGTATCAAGTAAAGGGACAGATCTTTTTTGCGTCAGTGACTGATCTTACGAATGCATTTATTTATCAAGAGGATATTGAGCGAGTCGTGATTGACTTAACTGAGGCCCATGTTTGGGATGATTCAGGAGCGGCTGCGCTTGATAAGATTGTTGCGAAGTTTAAGGAACAAGGAATTGAAGTTGAAGTAAAGGGTTTGAACAATGCTAGTAAAGCTCTTATGAAGCAAATGACATAAAGTGTGAAAGCCCAGATTGATGAGATCTGGGCTTTTTTATATACCATATGGCTGAACGGCATTGATATAATAGAGTGAGAAAGAAATATTTAATAGGAGACTTGTATATGACGCTTCAGAAGCTGAACCATGTATTGGGGAAAGTCATGCCGCTTTTAACGCCTGCTAGTGTTGTGCTG
Coding sequences:
- a CDS encoding SulP family inorganic anion transporter; its protein translation is MNNSFTLQQQWFGNIRKDILAGILVALALIPEAIGFSIIAGVDPMVGLYASFCIAIIISIFGGRPGMISAATGSMAVVMVSLVADHGLQYLFAATILTGIIQMILGISKIARLMKFIPRSVMIGFVNALAILIFSAQLPQFEGASWSMYAMLAGSLVIIYVLPRFTTAVPSPLVAIIVMTIIAVTFHVDVRTVGDMGNISSSLPHFLIPDVPFTFETLQIIFPYSIALAFVGLLESLLTAQIIDEMTDTDSDKNKESRGQGIANIVTGFFGGMAGCAMIGQSVINTKAGGRGRLSAFVAGAFLMFLIAVLSTVVVKIPMAALVAVMVMVSVGTFDWSSLKGLKKAPLTDSIVMVVTVITVVVTDDLSKGVFVGVLLSAVFFVAKISKLKIVSHAGDQKLRTYQVKGQIFFASVTDLTNAFIYQEDIERVVIDLTEAHVWDDSGAAALDKIVAKFKEQGIEVEVKGLNNASKALMKQMT